Proteins encoded in a region of the Plasmodium reichenowi strain SY57 chromosome Unknown, whole genome shotgun sequence genome:
- a CDS encoding rhoptry neck protein 5 codes for VINLKYATFTLSGIVNFVIKAEKGIGNEIIVHTRIP; via the coding sequence CTGTTATTAACTTAAAATATGCTACCTTTACATTATCTGGTATTGTAAATTTTGTTATCAAGGCAGAAAAGGGAATAGGAAATGAAATTATTGTACACACTAGAATACCTTAA